CGATGACGACCGCGGCCACGAGGAAGCCGATCAAGTAGCCCCCCGTCGGCCCGAGGACGTAGCCGAGCCCCGCGCCGCCGTTCGAGAACACCGGCGCGCCGGCGATCCCGACCAGCAGATAGAGCGCGATCGAGAAGCCGCCCCAACGGGGTCCCAGCAGGAGGCCAGCGAAGTAGACGCCGAACACCTGAAACGAGATCGGTGCGGGGAGTCCCGGAACCGGGATCGAGACGTACGCGAACACGGCTGTCAGCGCCGCGAGGACCGCCGCGAGCGAGATGTGTTTGACTGCCTCGTCGCCGACCAACTCGACGGAGTCGTGTTCCTGTGCCATGCGGACCATTCCCTCGTCAACCAAAATATAGCCGGCGGTTTACCAGAGGCTCGCGAAACCGAGAAACGGCCCGCGACGCGGGCAGCAAACGATCGAGGTTACCGCGCGGCGGCGGCGACGCGCTCTTTCTCTTCTTTCTGGTTGACGGCGTAGGCCTGGACGTCGTTGTTCGCAGCGCCGATCAGCTGCTGGGCCAGGGCCTCGGACGCGTCGGTCGTCGTCTTGAACGAACTGCCGTAGACGCCTTCGGCGATGAACTTCAGCGCCTGGTCGACGCGGCGCTGGGGAGCGACGTCGACGGCCTTCGGGACGGAGATGCCACCGTACTTCAGGCGGACAGTCTCCTCACGCGGGGCGCTGTGCTCGACGGCACTGACGAGCACCTGGACGGGGTTCTCTTCGGTGCGCTCGTGGACGATATCGAACGCGTCCCGAACGATCGAGGTCGCGAGCTGCTTTTTGCCCGTGTTCTCGTCGGTCTGCATCAGACGGTTGATCAGCCGTTCGACGATGCTGATCTCGCTTTTCTTGAACTGCTTGTCGGTGTGACGACCCATCGTGTGAGCGATGGGCGTGACAGTGATGTAGCGCTCGGTCGACGGATCGGAGTATTCGATGTCGGTGACCTCCCACTCGTCGAATAGCTTCGCGCGAGCAGTCTCGTCGTCGGCGCCGGGTGCGTCCGGCTCGGGGGAATCCTCTGTACTCATGATTAGCGGACCGGTTTCTCTGCGTTACCGCGAACGAGTTCGATCAGCGAGACGCCGTTTACCTTCTCGACCTTGTAGTTGACACCGGAGAGGTCGCCCATCGCACGACCCTTCGCGCCACCGATCCCGGCGATGGTGACTTCGTCGTGTTCGTCGATGAAGGAGATAGCGCCGTCACCGGGACAGAAGGCGGTGACCTGCTTGCCGTTCTTGATCAGCTGCACCCGCACGCATTTCCGGATCGCGGAGTTGGGCTGTTTCGCTTCGATTCCGACCTTCTCCAGAACGATGCCACGACCCTGAGGCGCACCCTCAAGCGGATCGGACTTCTTGCCGAGCCCGCGCTCTCGTCGCGCGTAATCCGA
Above is a window of Haloarcula halophila DNA encoding:
- a CDS encoding 30S ribosomal protein S7; protein product: MSTEDSPEPDAPGADDETARAKLFDEWEVTDIEYSDPSTERYITVTPIAHTMGRHTDKQFKKSEISIVERLINRLMQTDENTGKKQLATSIVRDAFDIVHERTEENPVQVLVSAVEHSAPREETVRLKYGGISVPKAVDVAPQRRVDQALKFIAEGVYGSSFKTTTDASEALAQQLIGAANNDVQAYAVNQKEEKERVAAAAR
- a CDS encoding 30S ribosomal protein S12, which produces MTNGKYAARKLKKDRQKHRWSDSDYARRERGLGKKSDPLEGAPQGRGIVLEKVGIEAKQPNSAIRKCVRVQLIKNGKQVTAFCPGDGAISFIDEHDEVTIAGIGGAKGRAMGDLSGVNYKVEKVNGVSLIELVRGNAEKPVR
- a CDS encoding biotin transporter BioY, with product MAQEHDSVELVGDEAVKHISLAAVLAALTAVFAYVSIPVPGLPAPISFQVFGVYFAGLLLGPRWGGFSIALYLLVGIAGAPVFSNGGAGLGYVLGPTGGYLIGFLVAAVVIGAIVHRPFGSIADRGSGPRQLSEVSVGVQAGALVVGLVVIYAVGVPWLAYAAGLPPVEAATVGAAVFLPGDAIKIAATLALVRGGALARQQAV